Proteins co-encoded in one Pseudarthrobacter chlorophenolicus A6 genomic window:
- a CDS encoding class I adenylate-forming enzyme family protein: MPFLDRLQRWATERPHGTAVAVAGRRLSWAELQDGAAAMVPETKSVTTLCEANSTGFALKFAAAVAGGRQCAVLDPAWPTHLQEDMVRRVQSSAEPAAVAVDDPLADGAPGSTFLIGLTSGTTSVPKAFTRSRRSWQESFEASIEFFGLRQDDVTLAPGPLAASLNLYALAECLYAGSEFQTLETFDVGDVHAAITYDRVTRLVLVPTMLRMLSERGLTGCVDASGIRTIVCAGSKLDARTLEAARRWAPNATIYEYYGASELSFVSGAGLSAQQPPAVGSTCIGRPFPGAEVRILDDAGLPVPEGGYGNICVRSGMVSNGYLWGDDGEALRSFGDWHTVGDQGYLAQDGLHILGRRADMILTSGRNVYPHEVELALCAVPGVSAAIAAGMPDDLRGQKVVAGVVPSHGGITATQLRSGLEDILARDKRPLQYFVLAELPVTDRGKVSRSLLLDWIANRDPRVTSLGS; the protein is encoded by the coding sequence ATGCCTTTCCTTGACCGACTCCAGCGCTGGGCCACAGAGCGTCCGCACGGCACAGCAGTGGCCGTCGCCGGCCGGCGGCTGTCCTGGGCCGAGCTGCAGGACGGGGCTGCTGCCATGGTTCCGGAAACGAAATCGGTGACTACGCTGTGCGAAGCCAATTCGACTGGATTCGCGCTGAAGTTTGCCGCGGCAGTGGCCGGCGGACGCCAGTGCGCTGTCCTGGATCCTGCCTGGCCCACCCACCTCCAGGAGGATATGGTCCGGCGGGTCCAGTCGTCAGCGGAACCGGCAGCGGTCGCTGTGGACGATCCCCTGGCCGACGGCGCGCCCGGCTCAACGTTCCTCATCGGCCTCACCTCAGGCACCACGTCCGTGCCGAAAGCGTTCACCCGGTCCCGGCGTTCGTGGCAGGAATCCTTTGAGGCCTCCATCGAGTTCTTCGGCCTCCGCCAGGACGACGTCACCCTCGCCCCGGGGCCGCTGGCCGCCAGCCTGAACCTCTACGCCCTGGCCGAATGCCTCTACGCGGGGTCCGAATTCCAGACGCTGGAAACCTTCGATGTTGGCGACGTCCACGCAGCCATCACCTATGACCGGGTGACCCGCCTGGTGTTGGTGCCCACCATGCTGCGGATGCTCAGTGAACGCGGGCTGACCGGATGCGTGGACGCATCCGGTATCCGGACCATCGTCTGCGCCGGCTCCAAACTTGATGCCAGGACCCTCGAAGCGGCCCGCCGCTGGGCTCCCAACGCCACCATCTACGAGTACTACGGCGCCTCGGAACTGAGCTTCGTCTCCGGCGCCGGCCTGTCCGCCCAGCAGCCCCCCGCCGTCGGAAGCACCTGCATCGGGCGGCCGTTTCCCGGGGCCGAGGTGCGCATTCTTGATGACGCCGGGCTGCCGGTACCGGAGGGCGGTTACGGCAATATCTGCGTGCGCAGCGGCATGGTCAGCAACGGGTACCTGTGGGGCGACGACGGCGAGGCTTTGCGGTCCTTCGGTGACTGGCACACGGTGGGAGACCAGGGCTACCTGGCTCAGGACGGACTGCATATCCTGGGCCGCCGGGCAGACATGATCCTCACCTCGGGCCGAAACGTCTACCCGCATGAGGTGGAGCTGGCCCTTTGTGCCGTGCCCGGCGTTTCCGCCGCCATCGCCGCCGGAATGCCGGACGACCTGCGCGGGCAAAAGGTAGTGGCCGGCGTCGTCCCGTCCCACGGCGGGATCACCGCAACCCAGCTCCGCTCGGGCCTGGAGGACATCCTGGCCAGGGACAAGCGCCCGCTGCAGTACTTCGTCCTCGCCGAACTTCCCGTCACCGACCGCGGCAAGGTCAGCCGCAGCCTGCTGCTGGACTGGATCGCCAACAGGGATCCACGGGTGACGAGCCTTGGCAGCTGA
- a CDS encoding biotin transporter BioY yields MSNTDTAVTSNLPSGRRRWNATDLGLIGVFAALVAGAALVPGLAVNGFGVPITFQTLAVMLTGLVLGPGRGFAAVGLYTLLGLAGLPIFSQGRSGLSILAGPSAGYIIAFPIAAALVGWLATVVIRRTTKARALWFFLAATVTSILTVHTLGVAGIALNAKTTLGQAFLSDVVFYPGDIIKNILAAGIAVALHRAFPDILVRRARRSQSPVQPAKA; encoded by the coding sequence ATGAGCAACACCGACACCGCCGTCACCTCCAACCTTCCATCCGGGCGCCGCCGCTGGAACGCCACCGACCTTGGACTCATCGGCGTCTTCGCCGCACTGGTGGCCGGCGCCGCCCTGGTGCCGGGCCTGGCGGTCAACGGCTTTGGCGTGCCCATCACCTTCCAGACCCTCGCCGTCATGCTGACCGGCCTGGTGCTGGGGCCCGGAAGGGGCTTCGCCGCCGTCGGCCTCTACACCCTCCTGGGCCTCGCCGGACTGCCCATCTTCAGCCAGGGCCGCAGCGGCCTTAGCATCCTCGCCGGCCCGTCCGCCGGCTACATCATCGCGTTCCCCATCGCTGCCGCCCTTGTCGGCTGGCTGGCCACGGTGGTGATCCGCCGCACCACCAAGGCCCGCGCGCTGTGGTTCTTCCTCGCGGCCACGGTAACCAGCATCCTCACCGTCCACACCCTTGGCGTCGCCGGCATCGCGCTCAACGCCAAAACCACCCTCGGCCAGGCCTTCCTCAGCGACGTTGTCTTCTACCCGGGGGACATCATCAAGAACATCCTCGCCGCCGGCATCGCCGTCGCCCTGCACCGCGCCTTCCCGGACATCCTGGTCCGCCGCGCACGCCGCAGCCAGTCACCTGTCCAGCCCGCCAAGGCCTAG
- a CDS encoding spore photoproduct lyase family protein: MEFQRLLQIRRIFAQPEALELPRGREIVQRWPDADVVPVENHWNIPELHGDETNVPRWSRIKTEALVLGVKKSLTVKPNGRSADYIAPSTANGCAMACAYCYVPRHKGYSNPVTVFANINQIAAALERHVMKQGIKLEPNQCDPELWVYDIGENSDCSVDALISDNVEDLVGLFRELPTAKLSFATKYVNRDMLAWDHGGHTRIRFSLMPAHLAKSIDVRTSPVAERIAAINDFVDAGYEVHVNFSPVVITETWLDDWRELLQQLDAALTPAAKAQLAAEVIFLTHNEGLHQVNLGWHPQAEKVLWRPDLQESKTSSNGFSNVRYRSGSKGRYVRQLTAMIAEITPYCRVRYAF; encoded by the coding sequence ATGGAATTCCAGCGGCTCCTGCAGATCCGGCGCATCTTCGCCCAGCCGGAGGCGCTCGAACTGCCCCGTGGCCGCGAGATCGTGCAGCGCTGGCCGGACGCCGACGTCGTACCTGTCGAGAACCACTGGAACATCCCGGAACTGCACGGCGACGAAACCAACGTGCCGCGGTGGTCCCGGATCAAGACCGAGGCGTTGGTCCTCGGAGTGAAGAAGTCCTTGACCGTGAAGCCCAACGGGCGCTCGGCAGACTACATCGCCCCCTCCACGGCGAACGGGTGCGCCATGGCCTGCGCGTATTGCTACGTCCCCCGCCACAAGGGGTACAGCAACCCGGTCACCGTCTTTGCCAACATCAACCAGATCGCCGCTGCGCTCGAACGGCACGTCATGAAGCAGGGCATCAAGCTCGAACCCAACCAGTGCGATCCCGAACTCTGGGTCTACGACATCGGTGAAAACAGTGACTGCTCCGTGGATGCGCTGATCAGTGACAACGTAGAGGACCTGGTTGGGCTATTCCGTGAGCTGCCCACCGCCAAGCTGTCCTTTGCCACGAAGTACGTCAACAGGGACATGCTCGCGTGGGACCACGGCGGACACACCCGGATCCGCTTTTCGCTGATGCCCGCGCACCTTGCGAAGTCCATTGATGTCCGGACATCCCCGGTAGCCGAACGCATTGCCGCGATCAACGATTTCGTCGACGCCGGGTACGAGGTGCACGTCAATTTCTCCCCGGTGGTGATCACGGAGACCTGGCTTGATGACTGGCGTGAACTGCTGCAACAGCTCGATGCCGCCCTGACGCCTGCAGCCAAAGCGCAGCTTGCCGCGGAGGTGATCTTCCTGACCCACAACGAGGGGCTCCACCAGGTCAACCTCGGATGGCACCCGCAGGCGGAGAAGGTCCTCTGGCGTCCGGACCTGCAGGAGTCCAAAACCTCCTCCAACGGCTTCAGCAACGTCCGTTACCGCAGCGGAAGCAAGGGCCGCTATGTGCGGCAGCTGACGGCAATGATCGCGGAGATCACCCCCTACTGCCGGGTCCGCTACGCCTTCTGA
- a CDS encoding alpha/beta fold hydrolase yields the protein MTTTANPPLIILIAGHWLGAWAWNEVLEHLAPRHARAIAVTLPGLNGDDPQRAARNLDDQAAAVLDVITQMGVTEDQPATLVAHSGANAPVSLVLDQHPELVRRVVWVDSGPVAPGSAFGAGLPEDLEELPLPSFDVLAEQASLEGLSAEVLERFRRRAVPEPGPVLRQRVELTNSARRKVRTTLVCCSIPGAQVLELARAGHPMFAEVANIEHLDVIDLPTGHWPMWSRPRDLAKTIQSAASRAN from the coding sequence ATGACAACTACTGCAAATCCCCCGCTCATCATCCTCATCGCCGGCCACTGGCTGGGCGCCTGGGCCTGGAATGAAGTGCTTGAACACCTGGCACCCCGCCACGCCCGGGCAATCGCGGTGACGCTGCCCGGTCTAAACGGCGACGACCCCCAGCGTGCGGCCAGGAATCTCGACGATCAAGCCGCAGCGGTCCTGGACGTCATCACCCAAATGGGAGTCACCGAGGATCAGCCGGCAACACTGGTGGCTCACAGCGGGGCCAACGCCCCCGTCAGCCTTGTCCTTGACCAACATCCTGAGCTGGTCCGTCGAGTGGTGTGGGTCGACTCCGGCCCCGTGGCACCGGGAAGCGCCTTCGGCGCGGGCCTGCCTGAGGACCTGGAGGAGCTTCCGCTGCCCTCTTTCGACGTACTCGCAGAGCAAGCGAGCCTCGAAGGCCTGAGCGCAGAGGTCCTTGAGCGTTTCAGGCGCCGGGCGGTCCCTGAGCCCGGCCCCGTGCTTCGCCAGCGGGTCGAACTGACCAACAGTGCCCGCCGCAAAGTCCGGACCACCCTGGTGTGCTGCTCGATCCCCGGCGCGCAGGTGCTGGAGCTGGCGCGTGCAGGCCATCCCATGTTCGCCGAGGTCGCCAACATCGAGCACCTCGACGTCATTGACCTCCCGACAGGGCATTGGCCCATGTGGAGCCGCCCCCGCGACCTCGCCAAGACCATTCAGTCGGCAGCCTCCCGGGCGAACTGA
- a CDS encoding DUF5956 family protein has translation MTDEPWACTELSEAPEGWIPVVETGWAALVLWAAGPDNFVRVRPVSRERFGSLVRGLPGGGEYREPFRLTEAELASVDDDIDVYLAEADIPPRPRGFDWFIRRPSKALDDEMFWADVWAAATEQLPVDGLRPSRMAGPAKDAMARFYRN, from the coding sequence ATGACAGATGAGCCGTGGGCGTGCACTGAATTGTCGGAAGCTCCCGAGGGCTGGATTCCTGTCGTCGAGACCGGATGGGCTGCATTGGTCCTCTGGGCTGCCGGTCCTGACAACTTTGTGAGGGTGCGCCCAGTGTCGCGCGAGCGTTTCGGTTCATTAGTTCGCGGTCTACCAGGGGGCGGCGAGTACAGAGAGCCATTCAGGTTGACTGAAGCCGAGTTGGCATCGGTTGACGACGATATCGATGTCTATCTGGCTGAGGCGGACATTCCGCCTAGACCCCGCGGATTCGATTGGTTTATTCGTCGTCCCTCCAAGGCCTTAGACGACGAGATGTTCTGGGCTGACGTTTGGGCAGCCGCAACCGAGCAGCTTCCTGTCGACGGACTGCGCCCCTCGAGAATGGCAGGTCCCGCAAAAGATGCCATGGCCCGCTTCTACCGCAATTGA
- a CDS encoding isocitrate lyase/PEP mutase family protein encodes MTETTTVERAQQLKALHEAPEILQVVNVWDAISAATVAALPETKAIATAGHSIAAALGYADGAMPLDVALEGAKRIVDAVDLPVTADLDDGYQDPAETIRRAIGLGIAGANVEDRLRPFDEAVSRVAAIVRAAEAEGVPFQLNARTDALVRGGDRPIQESIDDAIARGRAFLDAGAALVFVPGALTGEVIEPLVEGLGRGKLSIIGAPGALPAAQLQELGVARVSYGPFTQRVALRALRDLATDLYGAGVIPADTPALN; translated from the coding sequence ATGACTGAAACAACAACAGTGGAGCGCGCCCAGCAGCTCAAGGCCCTCCACGAAGCACCGGAAATCCTCCAGGTAGTCAACGTGTGGGACGCCATCAGTGCAGCAACCGTCGCGGCACTGCCGGAGACCAAGGCAATCGCGACGGCGGGCCACTCGATCGCAGCCGCGCTGGGCTACGCGGACGGCGCCATGCCGTTGGACGTTGCCCTCGAAGGCGCAAAGCGCATCGTCGACGCCGTGGACCTGCCCGTCACGGCGGACCTCGACGACGGGTACCAGGACCCTGCCGAAACCATCCGGCGGGCCATCGGACTGGGTATTGCCGGCGCCAACGTCGAGGACAGGCTGCGGCCCTTCGATGAAGCAGTCTCCCGCGTGGCGGCGATCGTCCGGGCCGCAGAGGCCGAAGGCGTTCCCTTCCAGTTGAACGCGCGCACCGATGCGCTGGTCCGCGGCGGGGACCGGCCCATCCAGGAAAGCATCGATGATGCCATCGCCCGGGGCCGCGCCTTCCTCGACGCCGGTGCAGCACTGGTTTTCGTCCCCGGCGCCCTGACCGGTGAGGTCATCGAACCACTCGTCGAGGGGCTCGGCCGCGGAAAGCTGTCCATCATCGGCGCACCCGGTGCGCTCCCGGCAGCCCAACTCCAGGAACTCGGCGTGGCGAGGGTGTCGTACGGCCCCTTCACCCAACGGGTGGCACTCCGGGCACTGCGCGACCTTGCCACGGATCTCTACGGCGCGGGCGTCATTCCCGCTGATACTCCGGCCCTGAACTAG
- a CDS encoding ABC-F family ATP-binding cassette domain-containing protein yields MITVQDLELRAGARLLMDQVSFRIDKGDKIGLVGRNGAGKTTLTRVLAGEGLPAAGKVTRSGEIGYLPQDPRTPDMEQLARDRILSARGLDIVVGKLRKAHDEMASEDAAVQQKAMNRYDRLESEFLAAGGYAAEAEAASICSNLALPDRLLNQPLKTLSGGQRRRVELARILYSDAETMLLDEPTNHLDADSIAWLRDFLKNHQGGLIVISHDTELLEATVNKVFLLDANRAQIDFYNMDWKRYLTQRETDERARKRERANAEKKAQVLFDQANKMRAKATKAVAAQNMAKRAERLLSGLEAVRENDRVAALRFPDPSPCGKTPLTADGLSKSYGSLEIFTDVDLAIDRGSKVVILGLNGAGKTTLLRMLAGVDQPDTGEIVPGHGLKVGYYAQEHETLDVNRTVLENMRSSAPDMKDAEVRGILGSFLFSGDDVDKPAGVLSGGEKTRLALATIVASSANVLLLDEPTNNLDPASRAEILGALRNYTGAVVLVSHDEGAVEALNPERVVLLPDGVEDHWNEDYLDLITLA; encoded by the coding sequence GTGATTACTGTCCAGGATCTTGAACTCCGCGCCGGTGCCCGGCTCCTGATGGATCAGGTGAGCTTCCGCATCGATAAGGGCGACAAGATCGGCCTGGTGGGACGCAACGGAGCCGGCAAGACCACGCTCACCCGTGTCCTGGCAGGCGAAGGGCTTCCCGCCGCCGGCAAGGTGACCCGCAGCGGCGAGATCGGCTACCTGCCGCAGGACCCGCGCACCCCGGACATGGAGCAGCTGGCACGGGACCGGATCCTCTCCGCCCGCGGCCTGGACATCGTCGTCGGCAAGCTCCGCAAGGCCCATGACGAAATGGCCAGCGAGGACGCTGCCGTTCAGCAGAAGGCCATGAACCGGTACGACCGGCTGGAATCCGAGTTCCTGGCAGCGGGCGGCTACGCCGCGGAGGCAGAAGCCGCATCCATCTGCTCGAACCTCGCACTGCCTGACCGGCTCCTGAACCAGCCGCTCAAAACACTTTCCGGTGGCCAGCGCCGCCGCGTGGAACTGGCCCGGATCCTGTACTCGGATGCCGAGACCATGCTCCTCGACGAGCCCACCAACCACCTCGACGCAGATTCCATCGCCTGGCTTCGCGACTTCCTTAAGAACCACCAGGGCGGGCTCATCGTCATCAGCCACGACACCGAACTCCTCGAAGCCACCGTAAATAAGGTGTTCCTGCTGGACGCCAACAGGGCCCAGATCGATTTCTACAACATGGACTGGAAGCGGTACCTCACCCAGCGCGAAACGGATGAGCGCGCCCGCAAGCGGGAACGGGCCAATGCCGAGAAGAAGGCCCAGGTGCTCTTCGACCAGGCCAACAAGATGCGGGCGAAGGCCACCAAGGCCGTGGCCGCGCAGAACATGGCCAAGCGTGCCGAGCGGCTCCTCAGTGGCCTCGAAGCCGTCCGCGAGAACGACCGCGTGGCCGCCCTCCGTTTCCCGGACCCGTCGCCGTGCGGCAAGACCCCGCTCACCGCAGACGGGCTCAGCAAGTCCTATGGCTCCCTGGAGATCTTCACTGACGTGGACCTCGCCATCGACCGAGGCTCCAAAGTGGTCATCCTTGGCCTCAACGGTGCCGGCAAAACCACGCTGCTGCGCATGCTTGCCGGCGTGGACCAGCCGGATACTGGCGAAATCGTGCCGGGGCACGGGCTCAAGGTGGGCTACTACGCCCAGGAACACGAGACGCTCGACGTCAACCGCACCGTCCTGGAGAACATGCGCTCGTCCGCACCTGACATGAAAGACGCCGAGGTCCGCGGCATCCTGGGCTCATTCCTGTTCTCCGGTGACGACGTCGACAAACCCGCGGGCGTCCTGTCCGGCGGTGAGAAGACCCGCCTGGCGTTGGCCACCATCGTGGCGTCCAGCGCTAACGTCCTGCTCCTCGACGAACCCACCAACAACCTGGACCCCGCCAGCCGCGCGGAAATCCTCGGCGCGCTCCGGAACTACACCGGCGCCGTCGTCCTTGTCAGCCACGATGAAGGCGCCGTCGAGGCTCTGAACCCGGAGCGCGTTGTGCTGCTGCCCGACGGTGTCGAGGACCATTGGAACGAGGACTACCTGGACCTGATCACGCTGGCCTAG
- a CDS encoding DM13 domain-containing protein, producing MGSPAAVPLTLQGQFQSQGATTTGTATIRVTESGAALQLEDFATGPGDSIRLMLSPGTLRPGPTREPELSSSTLIELGPLRLDRAGSQRIDLEPGRWESMPEPVRSVVIYNYADRVAYGTANLVEAPPS from the coding sequence ATGGGCTCGCCTGCTGCCGTTCCCTTGACTCTGCAAGGCCAGTTTCAGTCGCAGGGGGCAACCACCACCGGGACGGCCACCATCCGCGTTACGGAGTCCGGTGCAGCCCTGCAGCTCGAAGACTTTGCCACAGGTCCCGGAGACAGTATCCGTCTTATGCTGAGCCCCGGGACGCTGCGCCCCGGTCCCACTCGTGAGCCGGAGCTGTCCTCATCGACTCTGATTGAGCTGGGGCCGCTGCGGCTCGACCGGGCGGGCAGTCAGCGCATCGATTTGGAGCCCGGGAGGTGGGAGTCGATGCCCGAACCGGTGCGCAGCGTTGTGATCTACAACTATGCCGACAGGGTGGCGTACGGTACGGCCAACCTTGTTGAGGCGCCGCCTTCCTGA
- a CDS encoding energy-coupling factor ABC transporter ATP-binding protein: MPVVAFDQVTVAVETDHSPTPKVLLDGVNLRLAERRVGVIGANGSGKSTLLRLVNGLVQPTAGKVAVDGDDTVRAVRKVRRSVGFVFTDPLSQLVMPTGREDVELSLRRSVRNGRERQALADAALHRLGLLPLADQSIYELSGGERQLMALAAVLAVEPAVLVLDEPSTLLDLRNRELLGHTLAGLGQQVIMSTHDLELALDMDRVLVIENGTVAFDGAPADAVAFYRALCLDAMRHPTGPVNGPGTP, translated from the coding sequence GTGCCAGTTGTCGCCTTTGACCAGGTAACGGTCGCCGTAGAAACGGACCACTCCCCCACGCCCAAGGTCCTCCTCGACGGGGTGAACCTCCGCCTGGCCGAACGTCGCGTGGGCGTCATCGGTGCCAACGGTTCCGGCAAGTCCACGCTGCTGCGCCTGGTGAACGGGCTCGTCCAGCCCACCGCGGGGAAAGTAGCGGTCGACGGCGACGACACGGTCCGCGCGGTCCGGAAAGTCCGCCGCAGCGTCGGTTTCGTCTTCACCGACCCGCTGTCCCAGCTGGTCATGCCCACCGGCCGGGAGGATGTTGAGCTGTCGCTGCGCCGGTCCGTCCGCAACGGCCGCGAACGGCAGGCCCTGGCCGACGCCGCGCTCCACCGCCTGGGTCTGTTGCCACTGGCCGACCAAAGCATCTACGAACTCTCCGGTGGGGAACGCCAGCTGATGGCACTCGCGGCGGTCCTGGCGGTCGAGCCGGCGGTGCTGGTCCTCGACGAGCCTTCCACGCTCCTGGATCTCAGGAACAGGGAACTGCTGGGGCACACCCTTGCGGGACTGGGGCAGCAGGTCATCATGTCCACCCATGACCTCGAGCTCGCCCTGGACATGGACCGGGTCCTCGTGATCGAGAACGGAACGGTGGCGTTCGACGGCGCTCCGGCAGACGCCGTCGCCTTTTACCGTGCCCTATGCCTGGATGCCATGCGGCACCCCACCGGTCCGGTCAACGGTCCGGGCACGCCATGA
- a CDS encoding MerR family transcriptional regulator produces the protein MAWSTREVAELAGTTVNTVRHYHRAGLLEEPSREANGYKQYGARHLVRLLQIRRLRELDIPLAQIEAVGARAETPQAALLAIDADLAASIERLQRARAEIQAILKGTTATDLPPGFEDLSRHLSEPERSLMLVYSQLYDESAMSDLKQMIESEPDVADTEFNALAPDADDATRQRLAETFAPHLAQHFADYPWLSNPGPHLSMDPQVTQETFLATVLELYNPAQRDVLARAIMIAATPAAAATDTAN, from the coding sequence ATGGCCTGGAGCACACGCGAGGTCGCTGAGCTCGCCGGAACGACGGTGAACACGGTCCGTCACTATCACCGCGCGGGGCTCCTCGAGGAACCCAGCCGGGAGGCCAACGGATACAAGCAATACGGCGCCAGGCATCTCGTTCGTCTGCTCCAGATTCGTCGGCTCCGCGAGCTCGACATACCGCTCGCGCAAATCGAGGCCGTGGGAGCCAGGGCAGAGACACCCCAAGCCGCGCTGCTCGCAATTGATGCAGATCTCGCTGCCAGCATCGAGCGGTTGCAGCGCGCCCGCGCCGAAATTCAGGCAATCCTGAAAGGCACCACGGCCACCGACCTGCCACCGGGCTTTGAAGACCTCTCCAGGCACCTGTCCGAACCGGAGCGTTCTCTCATGCTCGTCTACTCCCAGCTCTACGACGAGTCCGCGATGTCCGATCTGAAACAGATGATCGAATCAGAACCGGACGTCGCCGACACCGAGTTCAACGCCCTGGCACCCGATGCCGACGATGCCACCCGGCAGCGGCTCGCGGAGACGTTTGCACCCCACCTTGCACAGCACTTCGCCGACTACCCATGGTTATCCAACCCGGGCCCGCACCTCTCCATGGATCCGCAGGTCACACAGGAAACATTCCTCGCAACAGTACTGGAGCTCTACAACCCCGCACAGCGAGACGTGCTGGCCCGCGCAATCATGATCGCAGCAACGCCGGCTGCTGCCGCCACGGACACGGCAAACTGA
- a CDS encoding thiolase family protein: MAADLLPADRQPVIIAARRTPVCRTNGALRTLRAHELLAPVLSGLLNETAAAPGAVSDVIIGNAVGGGGNVARLALLEAGLPVGVPGITVDRQCGSGLDAIALAAQLVAAGGDPLYLAGGVESTSTAPLRAHRNSDGGPEFYARAQFVPAGFGDPDMGVAAETVARRYGIARDRQDAFALGSHRKALEAVAEGRYEREIVPLATAGGTVTADDGPRRGLTPAVMGRFPAAFVPGGTVTAGNSCFDADAASAVVMTSLQRARGLGAEDGLLVLGTCTAGVEPDVLGVGAAEAARRLLSDHGLEGAGLDLVEFNEAFASQTLACFDLLGIDPARANLDGGALALGHAYGASGAVLVTRLLAQARRASRPGSLGLAMISSAGGMGTAALVRFERLA; encoded by the coding sequence TTGGCAGCTGATCTTCTTCCGGCGGACCGCCAGCCCGTGATCATCGCGGCCCGCCGGACCCCCGTGTGCCGGACCAATGGCGCCCTGCGGACGCTGCGCGCCCATGAACTCCTGGCACCTGTGCTCAGCGGCCTGCTCAACGAAACTGCTGCGGCACCCGGGGCGGTCAGCGACGTCATCATTGGCAACGCGGTGGGCGGCGGCGGAAATGTTGCAAGGCTGGCCCTCCTGGAGGCCGGGTTGCCAGTGGGTGTTCCCGGCATCACCGTGGACCGCCAGTGCGGGTCCGGCCTGGACGCGATCGCCCTCGCTGCGCAGCTGGTGGCCGCGGGCGGGGACCCGCTCTATCTCGCGGGTGGAGTGGAGAGCACCAGCACCGCTCCTTTGCGCGCGCACAGGAATTCCGACGGCGGCCCGGAGTTCTACGCCCGTGCCCAGTTTGTGCCGGCCGGTTTTGGCGACCCGGACATGGGCGTGGCCGCAGAGACCGTGGCCCGGCGGTATGGGATTGCCCGGGACCGGCAGGACGCCTTTGCCCTGGGCAGCCACCGGAAGGCCCTGGAAGCGGTGGCGGAAGGCCGCTATGAGCGGGAGATTGTTCCGCTGGCCACAGCCGGCGGGACGGTAACGGCTGATGATGGCCCGCGCCGCGGCCTCACCCCCGCAGTCATGGGGAGGTTCCCTGCCGCGTTCGTGCCCGGAGGAACTGTCACCGCCGGAAACTCCTGCTTCGACGCAGACGCCGCGTCCGCCGTCGTCATGACCTCTCTGCAGCGTGCCCGCGGCCTGGGCGCCGAGGACGGTCTCCTGGTGCTGGGCACCTGCACCGCCGGCGTTGAGCCGGACGTGCTGGGCGTGGGTGCCGCCGAGGCAGCGCGGAGACTGCTGTCCGACCATGGCCTGGAGGGTGCAGGGCTGGACCTGGTGGAATTCAACGAGGCCTTCGCCTCCCAGACCCTCGCCTGTTTCGATCTGCTGGGCATCGACCCTGCGCGGGCCAACCTCGACGGCGGGGCGTTGGCCCTGGGGCACGCCTACGGCGCGTCGGGTGCCGTCCTGGTGACCAGGCTCCTCGCCCAGGCGCGCAGGGCCAGCAGGCCCGGAAGCCTTGGGCTGGCGATGATCAGCAGCGCCGGCGGTATGGGTACTGCAGCGCTGGTGCGGTTCGAGCGCCTGGCCTGA
- a CDS encoding energy-coupling factor transporter transmembrane component T family protein yields MRGHGLLLANYVPGNSFIHRSPLAVKFLLVFASGLASFLIVDWRVSLTILAALCGLFLLTGAGPKRLGRAVRPLLPVLLVIGLFQWWQLGAPTAGRIVLNILVCVVAASLLTATTPVQRLLDGVVAAATPFQRFGADPERFALTIGVMLRSIPYIAGTFADVRNSARARGLERNPRALVLPVFITSVAYARQTGEALAARGLGDAEGPDVEA; encoded by the coding sequence ATGAGGGGCCACGGGTTGCTGCTGGCCAACTACGTGCCGGGAAACTCCTTCATCCACCGGTCGCCCCTGGCAGTGAAGTTCCTGCTGGTGTTCGCCTCCGGCCTGGCATCCTTCCTGATTGTCGACTGGCGCGTATCCCTGACGATACTGGCTGCGCTATGCGGGCTGTTCCTCCTGACCGGAGCAGGTCCAAAGCGGCTGGGACGCGCCGTCCGCCCGCTGCTCCCGGTACTCCTGGTGATCGGGCTCTTCCAGTGGTGGCAGCTAGGTGCGCCCACAGCAGGCAGGATCGTCCTGAACATCCTGGTCTGCGTGGTGGCCGCGTCCCTGCTGACCGCGACAACCCCCGTCCAGCGGCTCCTGGACGGCGTGGTGGCGGCCGCAACGCCCTTCCAGCGGTTCGGAGCCGATCCGGAGCGGTTCGCCCTCACCATCGGAGTCATGCTGCGCAGCATCCCCTACATCGCCGGAACCTTTGCCGACGTCCGGAATTCCGCGCGGGCACGGGGGCTGGAGCGGAACCCGCGGGCCCTGGTCCTGCCGGTCTTCATCACCTCCGTGGCCTACGCCCGCCAAACCGGTGAGGCGCTCGCCGCCAGGGGGCTCGGCGACGCCGAAGGCCCTGACGTTGAGGCCTGA